The following nucleotide sequence is from Firmicutes bacterium ASF500.
ATCTGGCAGGACGAGTATTACAGCAAATCCAACAACACCATCACCGTCCACGTCCGCCATCTGCGGGAAAAGCTGGGAGATAGTATGGACAAGCCCAGGTTTATCAAAACGATATGGGGGGTAGGGTATAAAATTGAAAACTGATCGAAAGGACGAATACCTTGCTTTTCAATCCAAACTGATCCGGCGGGCCTGCGTCAACGCAGTTACATCCGCCGCTGTGGTGGTGGGGCTTTATCTGTTTGTTTGGAAACAGCGGATGGGCGATTGGATCGTCTGGCTGCTGGAAACCCTTTTCAAAATGGGACATGAGGATGCGTTTTACTATTACAGCGACCATTTTCGGGGCAATAAGGAGATATTCTTTGCCGCCGCTGTCCTGCTGATCTTTACGGTATTGCTGGTGCGGATTTTCCGATGGGTGACAGGCTATTTCAGCGAGGTCAACCAAGGTATCGAGGCGCTGCTGGTAGACGACGAAGAACAAATCCAACTGTCGCCGGAAATGCTGCCCTTTGAGCGGAAGCTGAACACGGTCAAGCGGACGCTGGCGGAACGAAAAGCGGAAACAGCCCTGGCCGAGCAGCGGAAGGACGAGCTGGTGATGTATCTGGCCCACGATATTCGCACGCCCCTCACCTCTGTGATCGGCTACCTCAATTTATTGGAAGAAGAACCGAATATGCCTGCGGAACAGCGGGCCAAGCGTGTCCATATCGCATTGGAAAAGGCTTACCGACTGGAAACCATGATAAACGAGTTTTTTGAGATCACCCGGTACAATTCCCAGCAAATTACCTTGTCCAAGGAAACGATTGACCTATATTATATGCTGGTGCAGCTATCTGATGAATTGTCCCCGGTCTTTGCCCCCAGGGGGAACACGGTTGCGCTGCATTTGGCCGAGGATCTGACGGTGGAGGCCGACCCGGAAA
It contains:
- the sasA_8 gene encoding Adaptive-response sensory-kinase SasA, whose protein sequence is MKTDRKDEYLAFQSKLIRRACVNAVTSAAVVVGLYLFVWKQRMGDWIVWLLETLFKMGHEDAFYYYSDHFRGNKEIFFAAAVLLIFTVLLVRIFRWVTGYFSEVNQGIEALLVDDEEQIQLSPEMLPFERKLNTVKRTLAERKAETALAEQRKDELVMYLAHDIRTPLTSVIGYLNLLEEEPNMPAEQRAKRVHIALEKAYRLETMINEFFEITRYNSQQITLSKETIDLYYMLVQLSDELSPVFAPRGNTVALHLAEDLTVEADPEKLARVFSNILKNAASYSYPHTEITISAEKAEHEVIIQFQNSGEDIPSEALASLFDKFYRADKSRSSDTGGTGLGLAIAKEIVTLHGGAISASSKNHVITFTISLPLAN